From the genome of Phytohabitans rumicis, one region includes:
- a CDS encoding DUF3152 domain-containing protein, producing MALASVSLAGVLALAGVLVASPDAPAADGPVWDAGAPTTPAPSGSATPTPAPSASPTPVLRLPGPVPSTGSGTFEYATGRGPVLGRAGQLRRYRVAVEDGADEDVARFATAVDSALGAPGSWIANGQRRFQRVPDGGGHDFTVYLVTAATAREMCAAVWVDNRVDGKSYTSCRGLGKVIINLDRWRLSVPHYVAAKVPLDVYRSYVVNHEVGHELGFAHERCPGRGKLAPVMMQQTLFLNGCVANPWPYVDGERYAGPPL from the coding sequence CGCGGACGGACCGGTCTGGGACGCGGGCGCGCCGACCACACCGGCCCCGAGCGGCTCGGCGACACCCACGCCGGCGCCGTCCGCATCGCCGACCCCGGTGCTGCGCCTTCCCGGCCCGGTGCCGTCCACCGGGTCGGGCACCTTCGAGTACGCCACCGGGCGCGGCCCGGTCCTCGGCCGGGCCGGCCAGCTGCGCCGGTACCGGGTGGCCGTCGAGGACGGCGCCGACGAGGACGTCGCCCGGTTCGCCACGGCGGTGGACTCCGCGCTGGGTGCGCCGGGCAGCTGGATCGCCAATGGGCAGCGGCGCTTCCAGCGGGTGCCGGACGGCGGCGGGCACGACTTCACGGTCTACCTGGTCACCGCCGCCACCGCGCGGGAGATGTGCGCCGCGGTCTGGGTCGACAACCGGGTGGACGGCAAGTCGTACACCTCGTGCCGTGGCCTCGGGAAGGTGATCATCAACCTGGACCGCTGGCGGCTGTCGGTGCCCCACTACGTCGCGGCCAAGGTGCCGCTCGACGTGTACCGGTCCTATGTGGTCAATCACGAGGTCGGGCACGAGCTGGGGTTCGCGCATGAACGGTGCCCGGGACGCGGCAAGTTGGCACCGGTGATGATGCAGCAGACGCTGTTTCTCAACGGGTGCGTGGCCAACCCCTGGCCGTACGTGGACGGCGAGCGGTACGCCGGGCCGCCGCTGTAG